In the Aminivibrio sp. genome, CGTCCTTTTCAAGGGTCATGTATTCCTTCCAGAAGGTCGCTTCATACCCGCCGAGAAAGGCCGTTCCCGTATCGATGCCTCCGGCGGTGAACCTGTCCACCGCCTCCACCTCCCCGCAGCGGATGACCGTGGCGGACAGCATCTCCGCCGCCGCCGCGATGACAGCCTCAGGTCCCTTTCCTTCGGCTCCTTTCATGGCCCTCCCGATGCGGATCGCCTGCTTCACCGCCCCGGGGGCTCCGTTCTCCCTGACGAAGGCGACGCTCACAGGGTTCCTTGCCACTGCCAGGATGCCGCCCACAACACAGGCGTCCTGGCGGATCATGTTGGACACCGTGTCCACCGCTCCACGGAGGATGCCCTCGATGTAGGCCCCCTTCGCCGGGTTGCCTCCGGCGAAGGACTGGGAAGAAACATATCCTTCCACGAGATGGAGTCCCATGGATCCCATTTCCGGCGTGGGGTGGGCCCGGCCGTTGCACGGGGCGTCCACCAGGGGGATGCCGAGGATGGCTCCCTCGATCCAGCCGTTCACGATGCCCGTGCTGCCGCACTCGTTGGGAATCAGCCCCGAAGGCCGGGGGACGCCGCTCTCCAGGAGAAGCTCTATGGACCGCACCCTCGCCCTGGGGGAGATGAAGGGATCCTTCCGGTGAGGGCACGTGACCGTAGAACAGGTGACGATGGTCCCCCATGCTTCCAGGTCTTCCGGGTCCACCAGGTGCAGGGGGCCGAACTTGAGCGCCGTCTCCCCCGTTTCCAGGGCTTCCTCGATCGTGCCGCCTCCTCCGCCGCCGAGGATGGATGCTCCGAGCACGGCGGCTTCAAGCAGTTCCCGCGTGAGTTCCGTCTTTGCCATGATAATCCCCCTTACGCTCAGTTCCACTTCCGGAAAAGGACGATGCGCACCTTTCCCGCCTGCTCGTCGTGCTCGACCGACACGGTATCGGTCAGGATGCCTACGAGGTAGATCTCCTGGCCGGTACTGATGTCCCCGGACAGGGACCAGGAATACTCCTCCATTTCCCGTGCCCGGGGCATCCGAAGGAGCCGGGTCATCTCCCGCAGCTTGCTTCCCTGGCTGCCGGCGTAATCCGACTCGATGACGATCTCGTGCCCCTCGTCGCTCCGGACGACCCGGGACTGGAACTCCCGGGCTCCCATGGAAAAGAAAAAATTCATGAGCTCGCTCACGATCCGGGACACCACGAGCCGTTCGTGTCTCATCTCTTCTCCCTCCCTCGGAAGGCCTCGAAAAGGGGGACCAGGATGGCGGCCACCAGTCCCCCGGCGAAGCCGTTGTT is a window encoding:
- a CDS encoding DUF917 family protein: MAKTELTRELLEAAVLGASILGGGGGGTIEEALETGETALKFGPLHLVDPEDLEAWGTIVTCSTVTCPHRKDPFISPRARVRSIELLLESGVPRPSGLIPNECGSTGIVNGWIEGAILGIPLVDAPCNGRAHPTPEMGSMGLHLVEGYVSSQSFAGGNPAKGAYIEGILRGAVDTVSNMIRQDACVVGGILAVARNPVSVAFVRENGAPGAVKQAIRIGRAMKGAEGKGPEAVIAAAAEMLSATVIRCGEVEAVDRFTAGGIDTGTAFLGGYEATFWKEYMTLEKDGERLATFPDLITILDGDTGRVIPSDCLQPGMNAVLFTASRRELVLGGGMRSAALLEPAERILGKPMLPFLAI